Proteins encoded within one genomic window of Oryza sativa Japonica Group plastid, complete genome:
- the ndhI gene encoding NADH dehydrogenase subunit I (ORF178), with translation MFPMVTGFMGQQTIRAARYIGQSFIITLSHTNRLPITIHYPYEKSITSERFRGRIHFEFDKCIACEVCVRVCPIDLPLVDWRFEKDIKRKQLLNYSIDFGVCIFCGNCVEYCPTNCLSMTEEYELSTYDRHELNYNQIALSRLPISIMGDYTIQTIRNSTQSKIDEEKSWNSRTITDY, from the coding sequence ATGTTCCCTATGGTAACTGGGTTCATGGGTCAACAAACAATACGCGCAGCAAGGTACATTGGTCAAAGTTTCATAATTACCTTATCCCACACAAATCGTTTACCTATAACGATTCACTACCCCTATGAAAAATCAATTACATCGGAGCGTTTCCGGGGGCGAATCCACTTTGAATTTGATAAATGTATTGCTTGTGAAGTATGTGTTCGCGTATGCCCTATAGATCTACCTCTTGTGGATTGGAGATTTGAAAAGGATATTAAAAGGAAACAATTGCTTAATTATAGTATTGATTTCGGAGTTTGTATATTTTGTGGTAATTGTGTTGAGTACTGTCCGACAAACTGTTTATCAATGACTGAAGAATATGAACTTTCTACTTATGATCGTCATGAATTGAATTACAATCAAATTGCTTTGAGTCGGTTACCAATCTCCATAATGGGAGATTACACAATTCAAACAATTAGGAATTCAACTCAAAGTAAAATAGACGAAGAAAAATCTTGGAATTCAAGAACGATTACTGATTACTAG
- the psaC gene encoding photosystem I subunit VII (9 kDa protein) has product MSHSVKIYDTCIGCTQCVRACPTDVLEMIPWDGCKAKQIASAPRTEDCVGCKRCESACPTDFLSVRVYLGPETTRSMALSY; this is encoded by the coding sequence ATGTCACATTCCGTAAAAATTTATGATACATGTATAGGATGCACTCAATGTGTACGAGCTTGTCCAACAGATGTATTAGAAATGATACCTTGGGATGGATGTAAAGCCAAGCAAATTGCTTCCGCGCCAAGAACCGAAGATTGTGTGGGTTGTAAGAGATGCGAATCCGCCTGCCCAACAGATTTTTTAAGTGTCCGCGTTTATTTAGGACCTGAGACAACCCGCAGCATGGCTCTATCTTATTGA
- the ndhH gene encoding NADH dehydrogenase subunit 7 (ORF393 (ndhH)), which yields MSLPLTRKDLMIVNMGPQHPSMHGVLRLIVTLDGEDVIDCEPILGYLHRGMEKIAENRTIIQYLPYVTRWDYLATMFTEAITVNAPEFLENIQIPQRASYIRVIMLELSRIASHLLWLGPFMADLGAQTPFFYIFRERELIYDLFEAATGMRMMHNYFRIGGVAADLPYGWIDKCLDFCDYFLRGVIEYQQLITQNPIFLERVEGVGFISGEEAVNWGLSGPMLRASGIQWDLRKVDLYESYNQFDWKVQWQKEGDSLARYLVRIGEMRESIKIIQQAVEKIPGGPYENLEVRRFKKAKNSEWNDFEYRFLGKKPSPNFELSKQELYARVEAPKGELGIYLVGDDSLFPWRWKIRPPGFINLQILPQLVKKMKLADIMTILGSIDIIMGEVDR from the coding sequence ATGAGTCTACCGCTTACAAGAAAAGATCTCATGATAGTCAATATGGGCCCTCAGCACCCATCAATGCATGGTGTTCTTCGACTGATCGTTACTCTCGATGGTGAAGATGTTATTGATTGTGAACCCATATTAGGCTATTTACACAGAGGAATGGAAAAAATCGCGGAAAACCGAACTATTATACAATACTTACCTTATGTAACACGTTGGGATTATTTAGCTACTATGTTTACAGAAGCAATAACGGTAAATGCACCAGAATTCTTGGAGAATATTCAAATACCCCAAAGAGCCAGCTATATTAGGGTAATTATGTTAGAATTGAGCCGTATAGCTTCTCACTTGTTATGGCTTGGACCTTTTATGGCAGATCTCGGTGCGCAGACTCCTTTTTTTTATATTTTTAGAGAGAGAGAATTAATATATGATCTATTTGAAGCTGCTACAGGTATGCGAATGATGCATAATTACTTTCGCATCGGAGGAGTTGCTGCCGATCTGCCTTATGGATGGATCGATAAATGTTTAGATTTCTGTGATTATTTTTTACGAGGAGTTATTGAATATCAACAACTTATTACACAGAATCCCATTTTTTTGGAACGAGTTGAGGGAGTTGGTTTTATTAGCGGAGAAGAAGCTGTAAATTGGGGCTTATCGGGCCCCATGTTACGAGCTTCTGGAATACAATGGGATCTTCGTAAAGTTGATCTTTACGAGTCTTACAATCAATTCGATTGGAAAGTCCAATGGCAAAAAGAAGGGGATTCATTAGCACGCTATTTAGTACGAATCGGTGAAATGAGGGAATCCATCAAAATTATTCAACAGGCTGTAGAAAAAATTCCTGGGGGCCCTTATGAGAATTTAGAAGTCCGACGCTTTAAGAAAGCAAAGAATTCCGAATGGAATGATTTTGAATATCGATTTCTTGGTAAAAAACCTTCACCCAATTTTGAATTGTCAAAACAAGAGCTTTATGCAAGAGTGGAAGCCCCAAAAGGTGAATTAGGAATTTATCTGGTAGGAGATGATAGTCTTTTCCCCTGGAGATGGAAAATTCGTCCACCCGGTTTTATTAATTTGCAAATTCTTCCTCAGCTAGTCAAAAAAATGAAATTGGCTGATATCATGACGATATTAGGTAGTATAGATATCATTATGGGAGAAGTTGATCGTTGA
- the ndhD gene encoding NADH dehydrogenase subunit 4, protein MSSFPWLTILVVLPIFAGSLIFFLPHRGNKIVRWYTMSICLLEFLLMTYAFCYHFQLEDPLIQLKEDSKWIDVFNFHWRLGIDGLSLGSILLTGFMTTLATLAAWPVTRNSRLFYFLMLAMYSGQIGLFSSRDLLLFFIMWELELIPVYLLLSMWGGKRRLYSATKFILYTAGGSIFFLIGVLGMGLYGSNEPRLDLERLINQSYPATLEILFYFGFLIAYAVKLPIIPLHTWLPDTHGEAHYSTCMLLAGILLKMGAYGLIRINMELLPHAHYLFSPWLVIIGAMQIIYAASTSLGQRNFKKRIAYSSVSHMGFIIIGIGSITNIGLNGAILQILSHGFIGATLFFLAGTACDRMRLVYLEELGGASIPMPKIFTMFSSFSMASLALPGMSGFVAELVVFFGLITSPKFLLMPKMLITFVMAIGMILTPIYLLSMLRQMFYGYKLFHVPNENFEDSGPRELFLLICIFLPVIGIGIYPDFVLSLSVDRVEALLSNYYPK, encoded by the coding sequence ATGAGTTCTTTTCCTTGGTTAACAATACTTGTTGTTTTGCCGATATTTGCGGGTTCATTAATTTTCTTTTTACCTCATAGGGGAAACAAAATCGTTAGGTGGTATACTATGTCTATTTGTTTATTAGAATTCCTTCTAATGACTTATGCATTCTGTTATCATTTCCAATTGGAGGATCCCTTAATCCAATTAAAAGAGGATTCTAAATGGATAGATGTCTTCAATTTCCACTGGAGATTGGGAATCGATGGACTTTCATTAGGATCTATTTTATTGACAGGATTTATGACTACTTTAGCTACTTTAGCAGCTTGGCCGGTTACCCGGAATTCCCGATTATTCTATTTCCTGATGCTAGCAATGTATAGCGGTCAAATAGGATTATTTTCTTCGCGAGACCTTTTACTTTTTTTTATCATGTGGGAGTTAGAATTAATTCCTGTTTACTTACTTTTATCCATGTGGGGGGGGAAGAGGCGTCTCTATTCAGCTACAAAGTTTATTTTGTATACTGCAGGTGGTTCCATTTTTTTCTTAATCGGAGTTCTAGGTATGGGCTTATACGGTTCCAACGAACCAAGATTAGATTTGGAAAGATTAATTAATCAATCATACCCTGCAACATTGGAAATACTATTTTATTTTGGCTTCCTTATTGCTTATGCTGTCAAATTGCCGATTATACCCCTACATACGTGGTTACCAGATACCCATGGGGAAGCGCATTACAGTACATGTATGCTTTTAGCGGGAATCCTATTAAAGATGGGAGCATACGGATTGATTCGGATCAATATGGAATTGTTACCTCATGCTCATTATCTATTTTCCCCTTGGTTAGTAATAATAGGAGCGATGCAAATAATCTATGCAGCTTCAACTTCTCTTGGCCAACGCAATTTCAAAAAAAGAATAGCCTACTCCTCCGTCTCTCACATGGGTTTCATTATTATAGGAATTGGTTCCATAACCAACATTGGACTCAATGGAGCTATTTTACAAATATTATCCCATGGATTTATTGGGGCTACACTTTTTTTCTTAGCGGGAACGGCTTGTGATAGAATGCGCCTTGTTTATCTCGAAGAACTGGGAGGGGCTTCTATCCCAATGCCAAAAATTTTTACCATGTTTAGTAGCTTTTCAATGGCTTCTCTTGCCTTACCAGGAATGAGTGGTTTTGTTGCGGAATTAGTAGTATTTTTTGGACTAATTACTAGTCCAAAATTTCTGTTAATGCCAAAAATGCTAATTACTTTTGTAATGGCAATTGGAATGATATTAACTCCTATTTATTTATTATCTATGTTACGACAGATGTTCTATGGATACAAGCTATTTCATGTTCCAAACGAAAATTTTGAGGATTCCGGCCCGCGAGAACTCTTTCTTTTAATCTGTATCTTTTTACCAGTAATAGGAATCGGTATTTATCCAGATTTTGTTCTCTCGCTATCCGTTGACAGGGTAGAGGCTCTGTTATCCAATTATTATCCTAAATAG
- the ndhG gene encoding NADH dehydrogenase subunit 6, with product MDLPGPIHEILVLFGGFVLLLGGLGVVLLTNPTFSAFSLGLVLVCISLFYILLNSYFVAVAQLLIYVGAINVLIIFAVMFVNGSEWSKDKNFWTIGDGFTSLVCITIPFSLMTTIPDTSWYGILWTTRSNQIVEQGLINNVQQIGIHLATDFYLPFELISIILLVSLIGAITMARQ from the coding sequence ATGGATTTACCTGGGCCAATACATGAAATTCTTGTGCTATTTGGGGGATTTGTTCTTCTACTAGGGGGTCTAGGGGTGGTATTACTTACCAACCCAACTTTTTCTGCTTTTTCGCTAGGATTAGTTCTTGTTTGTATATCCTTATTCTATATTTTATTGAATTCCTACTTTGTAGCTGTGGCACAACTTCTTATTTATGTGGGAGCTATAAATGTCTTGATCATATTTGCCGTAATGTTCGTAAATGGCTCAGAATGGTCTAAAGATAAGAATTTTTGGACTATTGGAGATGGGTTCACTTCACTCGTTTGTATAACTATTCCTTTTTCACTAATGACTACTATCCCAGATACGTCATGGTATGGAATTCTTTGGACTACAAGATCAAACCAAATAGTAGAACAGGGTCTCATAAATAACGTTCAACAAATTGGGATTCATTTAGCAACCGATTTTTATCTTCCATTTGAACTCATTTCCATAATTCTTCTAGTTTCTTTAATAGGTGCAATTACTATGGCTCGGCAATAA
- the ndhE gene encoding NADH dehydrogenase subunit 4L: protein MMFEHVLFLSVYLFSIGIYGLITSRNMVRALICLELILNSINLNLVTFSDLFDSRQLKGDIFAIFVIALAAAEAAIGLSILSSIHRNRKSTRINQSNFLNN, encoded by the coding sequence ATGATGTTTGAGCATGTACTTTTTTTGAGTGTCTATTTATTTTCGATTGGTATCTATGGATTGATCACAAGCCGAAACATGGTTAGAGCTCTAATATGCCTTGAACTTATACTGAATTCAATTAATCTAAATCTCGTAACATTTTCTGATCTATTTGATAGCCGCCAATTAAAAGGAGACATTTTCGCAATTTTTGTTATAGCCCTTGCGGCTGCTGAAGCAGCTATTGGATTATCCATTCTTTCTTCCATCCATCGTAATAGGAAATCAACTCGTATCAATCAATCTAATTTTTTGAATAATTAG
- the ndhA gene encoding NADH dehydrogenase subunit 1, protein MIIDRVQVEAINSFSNLELLKEVYGLIWILPILTLLLGITIEVLVIVWLEREISASIQQRIGPEYAGPLGLLQAIADGTKLLFKEDILPSRGDIPLFSIGPSIAVISILLSFLVIPLGYRFVLADLSIGVFLWIAISSIAPIGLLMAGYSSNNKYSFSGGLRAAAQSISYEIPLTFCVLAISLLSNSSSTVDIVEAQSKYGFFGWNLWRQPIGFLVFLISSLAECERLPFDLPEAEEELVAGYQTEYSGIKYGLFYLVSYLNLLVSSLFVTVLYLGGWNLSIPYISFFGFFQMNKMVGILEMTMSIFITLTKAYLFLFISITIRWTLPRMRMDQLLNLGWKFLLPISLGNLLLTTSSQLVSL, encoded by the exons ATGATAATAGACAGGGTACAGGTAGAAGCTATCAATTCTTTTTCGAACTTGGAATTATTAAAAGAAGTCTATGGACTGATATGGATTCTACCCATTTTGACCCTCTTACTGGGAATCACAATAGAAGTACTCGTAATTGTGTGGTTAGAAAGAGAAATATCCGCATCGATACAACAACGTATTGGTCCTGAATATGCTGGCCCCCTGGGACTGCTTCAAGCTATAGCAGATGGAACTAAGCTACTTTTTAAAGAGGATATCTTGCCATCCCGAGGGGATATTCCCTTATTTAGCATTGGACCGTCTATAGCAGTCATATCAATTTTATTAAGTTTTTTAGTTATTCCTTTGGGATATCGCTTTGTTTTAGCGGATCTTAGTATTGGTGTTTTTTTATGGATTGCCATTTCAAGTATTGCTCCTATTGGTCTTCTTATGGCAGGATATAGCTCAAATAATAAATATTCTTTTTCAGGTGGTCTACGAGCTGCCGCTCAATCTATTAGTTATGAAATCCCATTAACTTTTTGTGTACTAGCAATATCTCTAC TATCCAACAGTTCAAGTACAGTTGATATAGTTGAAGCACAGTCAAAATATGGTTTTTTTGGATGGAATCTTTGGCGTCAGCCTATAGGTTTTCTGGTTTTTCTAATTTCTTCTTTGGCGGAATGTGAAAGATTACCCTTTGATTTACCAGAAGCGGAGGAAGAATTAGTAGCAGGTTATCAAACCGAATATTCTGGTATCAAATATGGTTTATTTTATCTTGTTTCTTACCTAAATTTATTAGTTTCCTCTTTATTTGTAACAGTTCTCTACTTAGGCGGGTGGAATTTGTCTATTCCCTATATATCCTTTTTTGGATTTTTCCAAATGAATAAAATGGTTGGAATTTTAGAAATGACAATGAGTATCTTTATTACATTAACTAAAGCTTATTTATTTCTCTTCATTTCTATCACAATAAGATGGACTTTACCCAGGATGAGAATGGATCAGTTATTAAATCTTGGATGGAAATTTCTTTTACCTATTTCCCTGGGCAATCTCTTATTAACAACTTCTTCCCAACTTGTTTCACTATAA